The DNA window TACAAATTCGACCTCGAAAAGATGGTCCAGTTGCTGATGGACGACAAGCGCAAGAACCCCAGCAACTACTCACTCGTGCTGCTCTCAGAAGGCGCACAGTGGGCCGGCTACCAGGTGGTCGAGTACGGCGAAGCCGATGCCTACGGCCATCGCAAGAAGTTGAATGTCGGTGAGATCTTTGCCGACGAAATCAAGAAGCGCACCAAGGAAGAAACGATCGTCAGCGACCTCACTTACGATCTCCGCTCCGGCGCTCCGGACTTTGTCGACAAGCTTGTCGCCACCACCTTCGGCAACATGGCGCTCGACACCATCATCGAAGGCAAGAGCGGCCTGATGACCTCTATCGTCAACGGTTCCTACGCAATGAGTCCCATCCCCGATCCGAAGCTCGGGCCGCGCAAGGTGGAACTCGACCTGATGTACAACACCGAACGCTATCGCCCGAACTACGCCAACAAGTTGGGTCTTCCGATTTTCTTGACTCACGCCTAGGAAAAATTTGTTCTCCTGGTTCCAAGAACTTCTCAAACGGGGGCAGACTGCCAAGTCTGCCCCCGTTGTTGATTTAGCGGAAATCCGCCGTAGCTTTGAAGACGCGGCGAGCGATGAGGAACACTTCCCCTCCACCATCGATCCGCGTATTTACCATGTCCAATTGATTGCCCGCTATTTTGGCGATCTCAATGGCAAACGGGTTCTCGATGCCGGTTGCGGCAAAGGCCGCTTTGGCCGAGTCCTCCACGAGCAGAACCCGCAGGCCAAGATCGTTTCGCTCGACCTCGCGCTTGCCATGCTGCGCCATGCCGGCCCGCCGCTCTTGCCCTGCTGCGGCACCCTCACCCAATACCCCTTTCGCGACGCCAGCTTCGACTGTGTTTACGCCACCGAAAGTCTCGAACATGCTGTCGACATCGAGAGCGCCATCGCCGAGTTGTGCCGGGTGCTGAAGCCGGGCGGCAAGCTCGTCATCATCGACAAGAATGCCGACCACTGGGGCCGCTTTGACACCCCCCATTGGGAACGCTGGTTTCGCCCCGCTGAACTCGAACAACTCCTGCGCCGCCATTGCAAAGAGGCCTCCAGCGAATTCATCTCCTACTGGGAAGATGTCCCGCCAGATGGCCTCTTTGTTGCCTGGAAAGCGATCCGTTAAAGCTTAGGCTGCGGTCCAACCGCCGTCGATCGTGATCACACTACCCGTCACAAAGGATGCCTCCTGCGACGACAGGTACAACGCCATGTGCGCGATTTCATCCGGCTTGCCCAGACGCCCAATCGGCTGGCGCTGATTCAATTCGCCGCGCACCTTGTCCTTCTCATGCTTGTGATACTTCTCGAGATAGCCCTCAACAAAGGGCGTGTCCACGGTGCCGGGGCAAATGCAATTCGCACGGAATTCCGTCGGGTAATCCACCGCAAGTTGCCGCGTCATCGCCACCACCGCGCCCTTACTGGCGCAATAGCCGAAGCGCTTCTTCACGCCGATCAACCCGGCGACACTGCCGATATTCACCATCGATCCGTGGCTTTCCACCAGGAGCGGCACAGCGTGCTTGGTGACCAGAAACATTCCCGTCACGTTCACTTTGAAAATCTTTTCAAAGTCGGAAACTTCGGTCTCCGTCACACCGCCCACCAGCCCGATGCCGGCATTGTTAATCAAAATGTCCAGACGCGGAATCTGCTGGAACAGGTGCTTGACCGATTGCTCGCTCGTGATGTCGCATTGCATCGCCCGGCTCCCAGGTAATTGAGCCGAAAGGGCTTCTGCTTTCTTGGTGTCGATGTCTGCCACAATCACAATCGCGCCCGCCTTGGCAAAAGCGCGGGAGGTGCATTCTCCAATGCCACTTGCACCGCCGGTAATCAACGCGACTTTTCCGTCTAAACGAAAAGGGGTATTTGCTTCCATAAGATCAGTTGGTTCTTAGTCCTCATTGATTATCTGCCATCTGTTCCGATACGGAAGCGAAAGCCTCATCTCATTCGCTGAGCCTCCCCTGGAAGTAGATTCAGGCGTTTCCCCTATGCGTCCGATCTGCGACAGAGCCGATCACACTTGTACACACGATGCATGCACAGGTGGAGCTAGACGGGGGTAACCCCATTCCTCGAACCGGGGCAACCCGCGATCTCACGATCGATTTTGTTCGTGGATTCTGCCTGCTGTTGATGATGGTGAATCACCTGGCAGACCGCTGGCTGACAAACTACACCTACCGCCCGGTCGGTTTCTTCTGCTCCGCCACCGTCTTTGTTTACCTTTCGGGATATATAACGGGCAACGTCTATTCCCGTTATCTCTCCAGCCCCAGCAGCTTTCAGCTCTTCAGGAAACTATGGCACCGTGCAGCGCTGATCTATCTCGTACACGTGGCAGTATCCGCAACTACGGTTTTATTGACGGTTGCGTCCCCTGAGATTGTGTCCGGCCTGGGAAGCGACGGAAGGCTGGTGGCCGCCCAACCGTTTCACGCCCTGTTGGCAGACGCCCTGCTTATACCCAGTGCCCCCCTGCTGGACATCCTGTCGATGTACGTCTTTCTGATCTTTCTCGCGCCTCTTCTCCTGCGTCTCTTTCATACCGGCTGGTCGGTTATCGCCTTAGGCACCAGCTTTACGGTATGGGCTTATGCACAGTTTGGCTATTCGCTCCTGCTCCCGCCCTTTACCGGAATCTTCGATCTGGCGTCCTGGCAGTTTCTATTTGTCATTGCGCTGTACGTGGGCTTCCGGCAGGCGACCCATCCATTCCGCCGGCCAGAGCATCCCAAACGGCTGAATCTCATTCTGTTCGGATGCCTGATTGCTTGCTTTCTGCTGCGGCATGCGAGCTTCTTCTCCATCCAGGGGCTCGCGGCAACCATCCCAGCCTGGTGGGTGGACAAAACAAAAGTAGGCCCGCTGGTGATCGCGAACCTGCTGCTTTGGGTTAGCTTCCTGTGGCTGGTGCCTGAGCCACTCCAGCGCTTAGCAAAGCAGGGCCGGGTTTTTGTCGCGATGGGGCAGAACTCGCTTCTCGTTTTTGCCTGGCACATCCTGCTCTTCTATCTGTTTTTATCGATGTTCCCGAATCTCGGTCAATTCTCGACACAAAGCCAGGCGATTGTCGTTTGCTTCGCCGCCGTGTGCCTCGTATTCCCCTTCTCACTCACCGTGAATTACTGGTTTCCACTGCATCAGCGTTCCAAGCGCAATGGAACCCAGCTTCCATCCTTTTTCTTCACCGCAAGCTGAGTGGGGCGAGGCGCCCCTGCTTTCGGAACGACCACTTCCGCCCACAGTTCGTCGCCGTCTTGCTGGCGGCTCGGATCGGGAATATTTTCGGGGATGTGGAAGCGCACAGGCTCAATGATGCGAACGAACCCATTGAGCGTGCGGGCGCCTCGCGGCGTGAACCGAACGCAGCAATCCGCCGTTCGGATGTGCAGACGCCCTCCTTCGACAAAGAGCTCGCCCTGAGGGTCAGCGTTCTGCACGGCTCGCGTCGCCTCATCGGCTTCGGGCGTCAGCGTCAAGGACACATAGCGGCCACGCATCAGGTCATAGGGATCGTAGGGCGCAGTCCTCACCCAGGCTCGCGGCAGAGTCCGCTGCTGCCAGGCATAGTTAACCCAAACAGAAAGTACGATGCCTGCCTGGATCAGGCCCACCAGAAAACTCTTTCTCATTGCTGCCCCCGGATCGCTTCCACCACCAGACGCCGCCGGACTTTCTCCAGCAGAAAACCGCCCCCAGTCAACAGAATCCCCAACAGGATCAGGCCGGCGGCGCCTCCCAAGAGAGACAGTGCATGAGCTGTATAGAACCCGAACACCGTCATCGCAAAACCAATCATGCCGTTGTTGACCAGTTCCACGCGATGCTCCGCGACACCCCACGAAATCAAGGCCCCGAAGGCAATCGCAAGCGTCAGGTACATCATCCAGCCGCCCACTTCGGCAGCACCAAAACTCACCAGCGCTACCGCGGCAATCGCCGTGAAACCCTTGATGTTGAAGCCGTCAAAGATCTTCCAGCCCAGCAAGGCAAGCAGCCCGATCGCCCCCAGATCAGCCCAATACGCAGGCAAGGGAGTTTGCTGGAGCAGACCAACCGACGGTTCGCTGCACGCCATGACGATGATGGTTGCGGCCATCAGCCCGAAGCTCCCGAGCCAGATCAGCGGCCGGTAGCGGCTCAACAGATACAACACGCTCAATCCGAGCCAGAAGCACAGCTCCGGAAGATAATGATTCCCCGGAGGGCGGCGAACATACCACTCCGAGGTGATCCAGAGCGGCACCAGCAGCGCCACAATCGTCAACTGAAACCCATCGCGAATCAGCCAATAGCCTACTGCGGCTCCGGCAGCCCACAACAACATCCAGCCATTCCATTTCCCGTCCAACTGGAATACCTGACCGGCCAGCGCAATGCCTGCGCCCAGACAGGCGGTGCCCACTCCATGCAGCGCCATCCGCAAGGCAGGTGTCTTTTCGGCAAGACCTGCCGCAAAATGGAAGCCCATCGTCAGCGCGACAATGAGCAGCATCTTGACGAAGGACGACATCTGATCCCAGTTCGCGGCGACAAAGGAGATCACACCCGTCCCAATCAGCAGAGCGCCCAATCCCCAACTGATCGCCGCCCCCCAACGGAATCGTCCCACAGGGGACTGCTGCGT is part of the Bryobacter aggregatus MPL3 genome and encodes:
- a CDS encoding class I SAM-dependent methyltransferase, translated to MFSWFQELLKRGQTAKSAPVVDLAEIRRSFEDAASDEEHFPSTIDPRIYHVQLIARYFGDLNGKRVLDAGCGKGRFGRVLHEQNPQAKIVSLDLALAMLRHAGPPLLPCCGTLTQYPFRDASFDCVYATESLEHAVDIESAIAELCRVLKPGGKLVIIDKNADHWGRFDTPHWERWFRPAELEQLLRRHCKEASSEFISYWEDVPPDGLFVAWKAIR
- a CDS encoding SDR family NAD(P)-dependent oxidoreductase; its protein translation is MEANTPFRLDGKVALITGGASGIGECTSRAFAKAGAIVIVADIDTKKAEALSAQLPGSRAMQCDITSEQSVKHLFQQIPRLDILINNAGIGLVGGVTETEVSDFEKIFKVNVTGMFLVTKHAVPLLVESHGSMVNIGSVAGLIGVKKRFGYCASKGAVVAMTRQLAVDYPTEFRANCICPGTVDTPFVEGYLEKYHKHEKDKVRGELNQRQPIGRLGKPDEIAHMALYLSSQEASFVTGSVITIDGGWTAA
- the opgC gene encoding OpgC domain-containing protein, which gives rise to MHAQVELDGGNPIPRTGATRDLTIDFVRGFCLLLMMVNHLADRWLTNYTYRPVGFFCSATVFVYLSGYITGNVYSRYLSSPSSFQLFRKLWHRAALIYLVHVAVSATTVLLTVASPEIVSGLGSDGRLVAAQPFHALLADALLIPSAPLLDILSMYVFLIFLAPLLLRLFHTGWSVIALGTSFTVWAYAQFGYSLLLPPFTGIFDLASWQFLFVIALYVGFRQATHPFRRPEHPKRLNLILFGCLIACFLLRHASFFSIQGLAATIPAWWVDKTKVGPLVIANLLLWVSFLWLVPEPLQRLAKQGRVFVAMGQNSLLVFAWHILLFYLFLSMFPNLGQFSTQSQAIVVCFAAVCLVFPFSLTVNYWFPLHQRSKRNGTQLPSFFFTAS
- a CDS encoding GDYXXLXY domain-containing protein; the protein is MRKSFLVGLIQAGIVLSVWVNYAWQQRTLPRAWVRTAPYDPYDLMRGRYVSLTLTPEADEATRAVQNADPQGELFVEGGRLHIRTADCCVRFTPRGARTLNGFVRIIEPVRFHIPENIPDPSRQQDGDELWAEVVVPKAGAPRPTQLAVKKKDGSWVPLRLER
- a CDS encoding DUF2157 domain-containing protein, whose product is MTKEAEQYLSRWLAAGFVNPLAAEKIREWETQQSPVGRFRWGAAISWGLGALLIGTGVISFVAANWDQMSSFVKMLLIVALTMGFHFAAGLAEKTPALRMALHGVGTACLGAGIALAGQVFQLDGKWNGWMLLWAAGAAVGYWLIRDGFQLTIVALLVPLWITSEWYVRRPPGNHYLPELCFWLGLSVLYLLSRYRPLIWLGSFGLMAATIIVMACSEPSVGLLQQTPLPAYWADLGAIGLLALLGWKIFDGFNIKGFTAIAAVALVSFGAAEVGGWMMYLTLAIAFGALISWGVAEHRVELVNNGMIGFAMTVFGFYTAHALSLLGGAAGLILLGILLTGGGFLLEKVRRRLVVEAIRGQQ